In Canis lupus familiaris isolate Mischka breed German Shepherd chromosome 5, alternate assembly UU_Cfam_GSD_1.0, whole genome shotgun sequence, a genomic segment contains:
- the ROBO3 gene encoding roundabout homolog 3 isoform X8, with translation MGLGPAPYPWLADSWPHPSRSPSAPEPRGSCCPSNPDPDDRYYNEAGISLYLAQTARGTAAPTEGPVYSTIDPAGEELQTFHGGFPPNPSGDPGAWSQYAPPEWSQGDSGARGGKVKLLGKAVQMPSLNWPEALPPPPPSCELSCLEGPEEDLEGSSEPEEWCPPMSERSHLTEPSSTGGCLVPPSQGEAPSPTSSYGQQSTATLTPSPPDPPQPPTDIPHLHQMPRRVPLGPSSPLSVSQPTLSSHEGRPAGLGAGPTASHHLNPSPVPSTASSAPGRTRQVPGEMTPPLQGPRARIRKPKAVPYRREHSPGGLSPDLPPPPLPPPEEETSWALGLRAAGSMSSLERERERSGERMVQAGLLGAQRGPHLDEEAWLPYSRPSFLSRGQGPNTCSTAGSNSSRGSGSSRGSRGPGRSRSRSRSQSQRPGQKCGEVRAREPR, from the exons ATgggcctcggccccgccccctacCCTTGGCTGGCCGACTCGTGGCCCCACCCATCTCGAAGCCCCTcagccccggagcccaggggGAGCTGCTGCCCCAGCAATCCTGACCCAGACGACAGATATTACAATG aAGCAGGGATCTCCCTGTACCTGGCTCAGACGGCCCGAGGCACTGCCGCCCCTACAGAGGGTCCTGTCTACAGCACCATTGACCCAGCTGGGGAGGAGCTGCAGACCTTCCACGGGGGGTTCCCCCCAAATCCCTCGGGGGACCCAGGCGCCTGGAGCCAATATGCTCCTCCAGAATGGAGCCAGGGGGACAGTG GAGCCAGGGGAGGCAAAGTAAAGCTTCTGGGAAAAGCTGTGCAGATGCCCTCTCTCAACTGGCCGGAAGCCCTGCCACCACCTCCCCCTTCCTGTGAACTGAGCTGCCTAGAGGGGCCTGAGGAAGATCTGGAAGGCAG CTCAGAGCCAGAAGAGTGGTGCCCACCAATGTCTGAGAGGAGCCATCTGACAGAGCCCAGCTCCACTGGAGGGTGCTTGGTCCCTCCATCCCAAGGGGAAGCCCCCTCTCCCACATCTTCCTATGGACAGCAGTCCACAGCTACTCTTACCCCCTCACCTCCtgaccctccccagccccccactgACATCCCCCATCTCCACCAGATGCCCAG GAGGGTGCCCCTGGGGCCAAGTTCCCCTCTCAGTGTATCCCAGCCCACTCTGAGTAGCCATGAAGGGAGGCCTGCTGGCCTGGGTGCTGGCCCCACAGCCTCCCATCACCTCAACCCCAGTCCTGTCCCTAGTACAGCCAGCAGTGCCCCAG GGAGAACCCGGCAGGTGCCTGGGGAGATGACCCCTCCGCTTCAAGGGCCCCGGGCCCGAATCCGGAAGCCCAAGGCTGTTCCCTACCGGCGGGAGCACAGTCCTGGCG GTCTCTCCCCAGATTTGCCCCCACCACCCTTGCCGCCACCAGAGGAAGAGACGAGCTGGGCCTTAGGGCTGAGAGCAGCAGGCAGCATGTCCTCCCTGGAACGAGAGCGGGAGCGCAGTGGGGAGAGAATGGTGCAGGCTGGGCTCCTGGGGGCCCAGCGGGGTCCCCACCTGGATG AAGAGGCCTGGCTCCCTTACAGCCGACCGAGCTTCCTGTCCCGGGGCCAGGGGCCCAACACCTGTTCCACAGCCGGCAGCAACTCTTCGAGAGGCTCTGGCAGCTCTCGAGGCTCCCGGGGACCTGgacggagccggagccggagccggagccagAGCCAGAGGCCAGGACAGAAATGTGGAGAGGTGCGGGCTAGG gAACCAAGATGA
- the ROBO3 gene encoding roundabout homolog 3 isoform X6, with amino-acid sequence MGVFLTLSPFTLLFLPWIPFRKPPLPTHRQVSYLLSSRVQTPRTGPSLSLPLVFAVSFPHSEGLSGASSRPPMGLGPAPYPWLADSWPHPSRSPSAPEPRGSCCPSNPDPDDRYYNEAGISLYLAQTARGTAAPTEGPVYSTIDPAGEELQTFHGGFPPNPSGDPGAWSQYAPPEWSQGDSGARGGKVKLLGKAVQMPSLNWPEALPPPPPSCELSCLEGPEEDLEGSSEPEEWCPPMSERSHLTEPSSTGGCLVPPSQGEAPSPTSSYGQQSTATLTPSPPDPPQPPTDIPHLHQMPSTASSAPGRTRQVPGEMTPPLQGPRARIRKPKAVPYRREHSPGDLPPPPLPPPEEETSWALGLRAAGSMSSLERERERSGERMVQAGLLGAQRGPHLDEEAWLPYSRPSFLSRGQGPNTCSTAGSNSSRGSGSSRGSRGPGRSRSRSRSQSQRPGQKCGEVRAREPR; translated from the exons ATGGGGGTATTTCTGACCCTCTCTCCATttaccctcctcttcctcccatggATTCCTTTTCGGAAGCCTCCTTTGCCTACACACCGGCAGGTAAGCTATCTCCTCTCCAGTAGGGTTCAGACCCCGAGGACGGGTCCTTCTCTCAGTCTCCCCCTCGTATTCGCAGTGTCCTTCCCACACTCAGAGGGCCTCTCTGGAGCCAGTTCCAG GCCACCCATgggcctcggccccgccccctacCCTTGGCTGGCCGACTCGTGGCCCCACCCATCTCGAAGCCCCTcagccccggagcccaggggGAGCTGCTGCCCCAGCAATCCTGACCCAGACGACAGATATTACAATG aAGCAGGGATCTCCCTGTACCTGGCTCAGACGGCCCGAGGCACTGCCGCCCCTACAGAGGGTCCTGTCTACAGCACCATTGACCCAGCTGGGGAGGAGCTGCAGACCTTCCACGGGGGGTTCCCCCCAAATCCCTCGGGGGACCCAGGCGCCTGGAGCCAATATGCTCCTCCAGAATGGAGCCAGGGGGACAGTG GAGCCAGGGGAGGCAAAGTAAAGCTTCTGGGAAAAGCTGTGCAGATGCCCTCTCTCAACTGGCCGGAAGCCCTGCCACCACCTCCCCCTTCCTGTGAACTGAGCTGCCTAGAGGGGCCTGAGGAAGATCTGGAAGGCAG CTCAGAGCCAGAAGAGTGGTGCCCACCAATGTCTGAGAGGAGCCATCTGACAGAGCCCAGCTCCACTGGAGGGTGCTTGGTCCCTCCATCCCAAGGGGAAGCCCCCTCTCCCACATCTTCCTATGGACAGCAGTCCACAGCTACTCTTACCCCCTCACCTCCtgaccctccccagccccccactgACATCCCCCATCTCCACCAGATGCCCAG TACAGCCAGCAGTGCCCCAG GGAGAACCCGGCAGGTGCCTGGGGAGATGACCCCTCCGCTTCAAGGGCCCCGGGCCCGAATCCGGAAGCCCAAGGCTGTTCCCTACCGGCGGGAGCACAGTCCTGGCG ATTTGCCCCCACCACCCTTGCCGCCACCAGAGGAAGAGACGAGCTGGGCCTTAGGGCTGAGAGCAGCAGGCAGCATGTCCTCCCTGGAACGAGAGCGGGAGCGCAGTGGGGAGAGAATGGTGCAGGCTGGGCTCCTGGGGGCCCAGCGGGGTCCCCACCTGGATG AAGAGGCCTGGCTCCCTTACAGCCGACCGAGCTTCCTGTCCCGGGGCCAGGGGCCCAACACCTGTTCCACAGCCGGCAGCAACTCTTCGAGAGGCTCTGGCAGCTCTCGAGGCTCCCGGGGACCTGgacggagccggagccggagccggagccagAGCCAGAGGCCAGGACAGAAATGTGGAGAGGTGCGGGCTAGG gAACCAAGATGA
- the ROBO3 gene encoding roundabout homolog 3 isoform X3, whose amino-acid sequence MGVFLTLSPFTLLFLPWIPFRKPPLPTHRQVSYLLSSRVQTPRTGPSLSLPLVFAVSFPHSEGLSGASSRPPMGLGPAPYPWLADSWPHPSRSPSAPEPRGSCCPSNPDPDDRYYNEAGISLYLAQTARGTAAPTEGPVYSTIDPAGEELQTFHGGFPPNPSGDPGAWSQYAPPEWSQGDSGARGGKVKLLGKAVQMPSLNWPEALPPPPPSCELSCLEGPEEDLEGSSEPEEWCPPMSERSHLTEPSSTGGCLVPPSQGEAPSPTSSYGQQSTATLTPSPPDPPQPPTDIPHLHQMPRRVPLGPSSPLSVSQPTLSSHEGRPAGLGAGPTASHHLNPSPVPSTASSAPGRTRQVPGEMTPPLQGPRARIRKPKAVPYRREHSPGGLSPDLPPPPLPPPEEETSWALGLRAAGSMSSLERERERSGERMVQAGLLGAQRGPHLDEEAWLPYSRPSFLSRGQGPNTCSTAGSNSSRGSGSSRGSRGPGRSRSRSRSQSQRPGQKCGEEPR is encoded by the exons ATGGGGGTATTTCTGACCCTCTCTCCATttaccctcctcttcctcccatggATTCCTTTTCGGAAGCCTCCTTTGCCTACACACCGGCAGGTAAGCTATCTCCTCTCCAGTAGGGTTCAGACCCCGAGGACGGGTCCTTCTCTCAGTCTCCCCCTCGTATTCGCAGTGTCCTTCCCACACTCAGAGGGCCTCTCTGGAGCCAGTTCCAG GCCACCCATgggcctcggccccgccccctacCCTTGGCTGGCCGACTCGTGGCCCCACCCATCTCGAAGCCCCTcagccccggagcccaggggGAGCTGCTGCCCCAGCAATCCTGACCCAGACGACAGATATTACAATG aAGCAGGGATCTCCCTGTACCTGGCTCAGACGGCCCGAGGCACTGCCGCCCCTACAGAGGGTCCTGTCTACAGCACCATTGACCCAGCTGGGGAGGAGCTGCAGACCTTCCACGGGGGGTTCCCCCCAAATCCCTCGGGGGACCCAGGCGCCTGGAGCCAATATGCTCCTCCAGAATGGAGCCAGGGGGACAGTG GAGCCAGGGGAGGCAAAGTAAAGCTTCTGGGAAAAGCTGTGCAGATGCCCTCTCTCAACTGGCCGGAAGCCCTGCCACCACCTCCCCCTTCCTGTGAACTGAGCTGCCTAGAGGGGCCTGAGGAAGATCTGGAAGGCAG CTCAGAGCCAGAAGAGTGGTGCCCACCAATGTCTGAGAGGAGCCATCTGACAGAGCCCAGCTCCACTGGAGGGTGCTTGGTCCCTCCATCCCAAGGGGAAGCCCCCTCTCCCACATCTTCCTATGGACAGCAGTCCACAGCTACTCTTACCCCCTCACCTCCtgaccctccccagccccccactgACATCCCCCATCTCCACCAGATGCCCAG GAGGGTGCCCCTGGGGCCAAGTTCCCCTCTCAGTGTATCCCAGCCCACTCTGAGTAGCCATGAAGGGAGGCCTGCTGGCCTGGGTGCTGGCCCCACAGCCTCCCATCACCTCAACCCCAGTCCTGTCCCTAGTACAGCCAGCAGTGCCCCAG GGAGAACCCGGCAGGTGCCTGGGGAGATGACCCCTCCGCTTCAAGGGCCCCGGGCCCGAATCCGGAAGCCCAAGGCTGTTCCCTACCGGCGGGAGCACAGTCCTGGCG GTCTCTCCCCAGATTTGCCCCCACCACCCTTGCCGCCACCAGAGGAAGAGACGAGCTGGGCCTTAGGGCTGAGAGCAGCAGGCAGCATGTCCTCCCTGGAACGAGAGCGGGAGCGCAGTGGGGAGAGAATGGTGCAGGCTGGGCTCCTGGGGGCCCAGCGGGGTCCCCACCTGGATG AAGAGGCCTGGCTCCCTTACAGCCGACCGAGCTTCCTGTCCCGGGGCCAGGGGCCCAACACCTGTTCCACAGCCGGCAGCAACTCTTCGAGAGGCTCTGGCAGCTCTCGAGGCTCCCGGGGACCTGgacggagccggagccggagccggagccagAGCCAGAGGCCAGGACAGAAATGTGGAGAG gAACCAAGATGA
- the ROBO3 gene encoding roundabout homolog 3 isoform X1 has translation MGVFLTLSPFTLLFLPWIPFRKPPLPTHRQVSYLLSSRVQTPRTGPSLSLPLVFAVSFPHSEGLSGASSRPPMGLGPAPYPWLADSWPHPSRSPSAPEPRGSCCPSNPDPDDRYYNEAGISLYLAQTARGTAAPTEGPVYSTIDPAGEELQTFHGGFPPNPSGDPGAWSQYAPPEWSQGDSGARGGKVKLLGKAVQMPSLNWPEALPPPPPSCELSCLEGPEEDLEGSSEPEEWCPPMSERSHLTEPSSTGGCLVPPSQGEAPSPTSSYGQQSTATLTPSPPDPPQPPTDIPHLHQMPRRVPLGPSSPLSVSQPTLSSHEGRPAGLGAGPTASHHLNPSPVPSTASSAPGRTRQVPGEMTPPLQGPRARIRKPKAVPYRREHSPGGLSPDLPPPPLPPPEEETSWALGLRAAGSMSSLERERERSGERMVQAGLLGAQRGPHLDEEAWLPYSRPSFLSRGQGPNTCSTAGSNSSRGSGSSRGSRGPGRSRSRSRSQSQRPGQKCGEVRAREPR, from the exons ATGGGGGTATTTCTGACCCTCTCTCCATttaccctcctcttcctcccatggATTCCTTTTCGGAAGCCTCCTTTGCCTACACACCGGCAGGTAAGCTATCTCCTCTCCAGTAGGGTTCAGACCCCGAGGACGGGTCCTTCTCTCAGTCTCCCCCTCGTATTCGCAGTGTCCTTCCCACACTCAGAGGGCCTCTCTGGAGCCAGTTCCAG GCCACCCATgggcctcggccccgccccctacCCTTGGCTGGCCGACTCGTGGCCCCACCCATCTCGAAGCCCCTcagccccggagcccaggggGAGCTGCTGCCCCAGCAATCCTGACCCAGACGACAGATATTACAATG aAGCAGGGATCTCCCTGTACCTGGCTCAGACGGCCCGAGGCACTGCCGCCCCTACAGAGGGTCCTGTCTACAGCACCATTGACCCAGCTGGGGAGGAGCTGCAGACCTTCCACGGGGGGTTCCCCCCAAATCCCTCGGGGGACCCAGGCGCCTGGAGCCAATATGCTCCTCCAGAATGGAGCCAGGGGGACAGTG GAGCCAGGGGAGGCAAAGTAAAGCTTCTGGGAAAAGCTGTGCAGATGCCCTCTCTCAACTGGCCGGAAGCCCTGCCACCACCTCCCCCTTCCTGTGAACTGAGCTGCCTAGAGGGGCCTGAGGAAGATCTGGAAGGCAG CTCAGAGCCAGAAGAGTGGTGCCCACCAATGTCTGAGAGGAGCCATCTGACAGAGCCCAGCTCCACTGGAGGGTGCTTGGTCCCTCCATCCCAAGGGGAAGCCCCCTCTCCCACATCTTCCTATGGACAGCAGTCCACAGCTACTCTTACCCCCTCACCTCCtgaccctccccagccccccactgACATCCCCCATCTCCACCAGATGCCCAG GAGGGTGCCCCTGGGGCCAAGTTCCCCTCTCAGTGTATCCCAGCCCACTCTGAGTAGCCATGAAGGGAGGCCTGCTGGCCTGGGTGCTGGCCCCACAGCCTCCCATCACCTCAACCCCAGTCCTGTCCCTAGTACAGCCAGCAGTGCCCCAG GGAGAACCCGGCAGGTGCCTGGGGAGATGACCCCTCCGCTTCAAGGGCCCCGGGCCCGAATCCGGAAGCCCAAGGCTGTTCCCTACCGGCGGGAGCACAGTCCTGGCG GTCTCTCCCCAGATTTGCCCCCACCACCCTTGCCGCCACCAGAGGAAGAGACGAGCTGGGCCTTAGGGCTGAGAGCAGCAGGCAGCATGTCCTCCCTGGAACGAGAGCGGGAGCGCAGTGGGGAGAGAATGGTGCAGGCTGGGCTCCTGGGGGCCCAGCGGGGTCCCCACCTGGATG AAGAGGCCTGGCTCCCTTACAGCCGACCGAGCTTCCTGTCCCGGGGCCAGGGGCCCAACACCTGTTCCACAGCCGGCAGCAACTCTTCGAGAGGCTCTGGCAGCTCTCGAGGCTCCCGGGGACCTGgacggagccggagccggagccggagccagAGCCAGAGGCCAGGACAGAAATGTGGAGAGGTGCGGGCTAGG gAACCAAGATGA
- the ROBO3 gene encoding roundabout homolog 3 isoform X2 produces MGVFLTLSPFTLLFLPWIPFRKPPLPTHRQVSYLLSSRVQTPRTGPSLSLPLVFAVSFPHSEGLSGASSRPPMGLGPAPYPWLADSWPHPSRSPSAPEPRGSCCPSNPDPDDRYYNEAGISLYLAQTARGTAAPTEGPVYSTIDPAGEELQTFHGGFPPNPSGDPGAWSQYAPPEWSQGDSGARGGKVKLLGKAVQMPSLNWPEALPPPPPSCELSCLEGPEEDLEGSSEPEEWCPPMSERSHLTEPSSTGGCLVPPSQGEAPSPTSSYGQQSTATLTPSPPDPPQPPTDIPHLHQMPRRVPLGPSSPLSVSQPTLSSHEGRPAGLGAGPTASHHLNPSPVPSTASSAPGRTRQVPGEMTPPLQGPRARIRKPKAVPYRREHSPGDLPPPPLPPPEEETSWALGLRAAGSMSSLERERERSGERMVQAGLLGAQRGPHLDEEAWLPYSRPSFLSRGQGPNTCSTAGSNSSRGSGSSRGSRGPGRSRSRSRSQSQRPGQKCGEVRAREPR; encoded by the exons ATGGGGGTATTTCTGACCCTCTCTCCATttaccctcctcttcctcccatggATTCCTTTTCGGAAGCCTCCTTTGCCTACACACCGGCAGGTAAGCTATCTCCTCTCCAGTAGGGTTCAGACCCCGAGGACGGGTCCTTCTCTCAGTCTCCCCCTCGTATTCGCAGTGTCCTTCCCACACTCAGAGGGCCTCTCTGGAGCCAGTTCCAG GCCACCCATgggcctcggccccgccccctacCCTTGGCTGGCCGACTCGTGGCCCCACCCATCTCGAAGCCCCTcagccccggagcccaggggGAGCTGCTGCCCCAGCAATCCTGACCCAGACGACAGATATTACAATG aAGCAGGGATCTCCCTGTACCTGGCTCAGACGGCCCGAGGCACTGCCGCCCCTACAGAGGGTCCTGTCTACAGCACCATTGACCCAGCTGGGGAGGAGCTGCAGACCTTCCACGGGGGGTTCCCCCCAAATCCCTCGGGGGACCCAGGCGCCTGGAGCCAATATGCTCCTCCAGAATGGAGCCAGGGGGACAGTG GAGCCAGGGGAGGCAAAGTAAAGCTTCTGGGAAAAGCTGTGCAGATGCCCTCTCTCAACTGGCCGGAAGCCCTGCCACCACCTCCCCCTTCCTGTGAACTGAGCTGCCTAGAGGGGCCTGAGGAAGATCTGGAAGGCAG CTCAGAGCCAGAAGAGTGGTGCCCACCAATGTCTGAGAGGAGCCATCTGACAGAGCCCAGCTCCACTGGAGGGTGCTTGGTCCCTCCATCCCAAGGGGAAGCCCCCTCTCCCACATCTTCCTATGGACAGCAGTCCACAGCTACTCTTACCCCCTCACCTCCtgaccctccccagccccccactgACATCCCCCATCTCCACCAGATGCCCAG GAGGGTGCCCCTGGGGCCAAGTTCCCCTCTCAGTGTATCCCAGCCCACTCTGAGTAGCCATGAAGGGAGGCCTGCTGGCCTGGGTGCTGGCCCCACAGCCTCCCATCACCTCAACCCCAGTCCTGTCCCTAGTACAGCCAGCAGTGCCCCAG GGAGAACCCGGCAGGTGCCTGGGGAGATGACCCCTCCGCTTCAAGGGCCCCGGGCCCGAATCCGGAAGCCCAAGGCTGTTCCCTACCGGCGGGAGCACAGTCCTGGCG ATTTGCCCCCACCACCCTTGCCGCCACCAGAGGAAGAGACGAGCTGGGCCTTAGGGCTGAGAGCAGCAGGCAGCATGTCCTCCCTGGAACGAGAGCGGGAGCGCAGTGGGGAGAGAATGGTGCAGGCTGGGCTCCTGGGGGCCCAGCGGGGTCCCCACCTGGATG AAGAGGCCTGGCTCCCTTACAGCCGACCGAGCTTCCTGTCCCGGGGCCAGGGGCCCAACACCTGTTCCACAGCCGGCAGCAACTCTTCGAGAGGCTCTGGCAGCTCTCGAGGCTCCCGGGGACCTGgacggagccggagccggagccggagccagAGCCAGAGGCCAGGACAGAAATGTGGAGAGGTGCGGGCTAGG gAACCAAGATGA
- the ROBO3 gene encoding roundabout homolog 3 isoform X4, whose translation MDSFSEASFAYTPAVSFPHSEGLSGASSRPPMGLGPAPYPWLADSWPHPSRSPSAPEPRGSCCPSNPDPDDRYYNEAGISLYLAQTARGTAAPTEGPVYSTIDPAGEELQTFHGGFPPNPSGDPGAWSQYAPPEWSQGDSGARGGKVKLLGKAVQMPSLNWPEALPPPPPSCELSCLEGPEEDLEGSSEPEEWCPPMSERSHLTEPSSTGGCLVPPSQGEAPSPTSSYGQQSTATLTPSPPDPPQPPTDIPHLHQMPRRVPLGPSSPLSVSQPTLSSHEGRPAGLGAGPTASHHLNPSPVPSTASSAPGRTRQVPGEMTPPLQGPRARIRKPKAVPYRREHSPGGLSPDLPPPPLPPPEEETSWALGLRAAGSMSSLERERERSGERMVQAGLLGAQRGPHLDEEAWLPYSRPSFLSRGQGPNTCSTAGSNSSRGSGSSRGSRGPGRSRSRSRSQSQRPGQKCGEVRAREPR comes from the exons atggATTCCTTTTCGGAAGCCTCCTTTGCCTACACACCGGCAG TGTCCTTCCCACACTCAGAGGGCCTCTCTGGAGCCAGTTCCAG GCCACCCATgggcctcggccccgccccctacCCTTGGCTGGCCGACTCGTGGCCCCACCCATCTCGAAGCCCCTcagccccggagcccaggggGAGCTGCTGCCCCAGCAATCCTGACCCAGACGACAGATATTACAATG aAGCAGGGATCTCCCTGTACCTGGCTCAGACGGCCCGAGGCACTGCCGCCCCTACAGAGGGTCCTGTCTACAGCACCATTGACCCAGCTGGGGAGGAGCTGCAGACCTTCCACGGGGGGTTCCCCCCAAATCCCTCGGGGGACCCAGGCGCCTGGAGCCAATATGCTCCTCCAGAATGGAGCCAGGGGGACAGTG GAGCCAGGGGAGGCAAAGTAAAGCTTCTGGGAAAAGCTGTGCAGATGCCCTCTCTCAACTGGCCGGAAGCCCTGCCACCACCTCCCCCTTCCTGTGAACTGAGCTGCCTAGAGGGGCCTGAGGAAGATCTGGAAGGCAG CTCAGAGCCAGAAGAGTGGTGCCCACCAATGTCTGAGAGGAGCCATCTGACAGAGCCCAGCTCCACTGGAGGGTGCTTGGTCCCTCCATCCCAAGGGGAAGCCCCCTCTCCCACATCTTCCTATGGACAGCAGTCCACAGCTACTCTTACCCCCTCACCTCCtgaccctccccagccccccactgACATCCCCCATCTCCACCAGATGCCCAG GAGGGTGCCCCTGGGGCCAAGTTCCCCTCTCAGTGTATCCCAGCCCACTCTGAGTAGCCATGAAGGGAGGCCTGCTGGCCTGGGTGCTGGCCCCACAGCCTCCCATCACCTCAACCCCAGTCCTGTCCCTAGTACAGCCAGCAGTGCCCCAG GGAGAACCCGGCAGGTGCCTGGGGAGATGACCCCTCCGCTTCAAGGGCCCCGGGCCCGAATCCGGAAGCCCAAGGCTGTTCCCTACCGGCGGGAGCACAGTCCTGGCG GTCTCTCCCCAGATTTGCCCCCACCACCCTTGCCGCCACCAGAGGAAGAGACGAGCTGGGCCTTAGGGCTGAGAGCAGCAGGCAGCATGTCCTCCCTGGAACGAGAGCGGGAGCGCAGTGGGGAGAGAATGGTGCAGGCTGGGCTCCTGGGGGCCCAGCGGGGTCCCCACCTGGATG AAGAGGCCTGGCTCCCTTACAGCCGACCGAGCTTCCTGTCCCGGGGCCAGGGGCCCAACACCTGTTCCACAGCCGGCAGCAACTCTTCGAGAGGCTCTGGCAGCTCTCGAGGCTCCCGGGGACCTGgacggagccggagccggagccggagccagAGCCAGAGGCCAGGACAGAAATGTGGAGAGGTGCGGGCTAGG gAACCAAGATGA
- the ROBO3 gene encoding roundabout homolog 3 isoform X5, which translates to MGVFLTLSPFTLLFLPWIPFRKPPLPTHRQVSYLLSSRVQTPRTGPSLSLPLVFAVSFPHSEGLSGASSRPPMGLGPAPYPWLADSWPHPSRSPSAPEPRGSCCPSNPDPDDRYYNEAGISLYLAQTARGTAAPTEGPVYSTIDPAGEELQTFHGGFPPNPSGDPGAWSQYAPPEWSQGDSGARGGKVKLLGKAVQMPSLNWPEALPPPPPSCELSCLEGPEEDLEGSSEPEEWCPPMSERSHLTEPSSTGGCLVPPSQGEAPSPTSSYGQQSTATLTPSPPDPPQPPTDIPHLHQMPSTASSAPGRTRQVPGEMTPPLQGPRARIRKPKAVPYRREHSPGGLSPDLPPPPLPPPEEETSWALGLRAAGSMSSLERERERSGERMVQAGLLGAQRGPHLDEEAWLPYSRPSFLSRGQGPNTCSTAGSNSSRGSGSSRGSRGPGRSRSRSRSQSQRPGQKCGEVRAREPR; encoded by the exons ATGGGGGTATTTCTGACCCTCTCTCCATttaccctcctcttcctcccatggATTCCTTTTCGGAAGCCTCCTTTGCCTACACACCGGCAGGTAAGCTATCTCCTCTCCAGTAGGGTTCAGACCCCGAGGACGGGTCCTTCTCTCAGTCTCCCCCTCGTATTCGCAGTGTCCTTCCCACACTCAGAGGGCCTCTCTGGAGCCAGTTCCAG GCCACCCATgggcctcggccccgccccctacCCTTGGCTGGCCGACTCGTGGCCCCACCCATCTCGAAGCCCCTcagccccggagcccaggggGAGCTGCTGCCCCAGCAATCCTGACCCAGACGACAGATATTACAATG aAGCAGGGATCTCCCTGTACCTGGCTCAGACGGCCCGAGGCACTGCCGCCCCTACAGAGGGTCCTGTCTACAGCACCATTGACCCAGCTGGGGAGGAGCTGCAGACCTTCCACGGGGGGTTCCCCCCAAATCCCTCGGGGGACCCAGGCGCCTGGAGCCAATATGCTCCTCCAGAATGGAGCCAGGGGGACAGTG GAGCCAGGGGAGGCAAAGTAAAGCTTCTGGGAAAAGCTGTGCAGATGCCCTCTCTCAACTGGCCGGAAGCCCTGCCACCACCTCCCCCTTCCTGTGAACTGAGCTGCCTAGAGGGGCCTGAGGAAGATCTGGAAGGCAG CTCAGAGCCAGAAGAGTGGTGCCCACCAATGTCTGAGAGGAGCCATCTGACAGAGCCCAGCTCCACTGGAGGGTGCTTGGTCCCTCCATCCCAAGGGGAAGCCCCCTCTCCCACATCTTCCTATGGACAGCAGTCCACAGCTACTCTTACCCCCTCACCTCCtgaccctccccagccccccactgACATCCCCCATCTCCACCAGATGCCCAG TACAGCCAGCAGTGCCCCAG GGAGAACCCGGCAGGTGCCTGGGGAGATGACCCCTCCGCTTCAAGGGCCCCGGGCCCGAATCCGGAAGCCCAAGGCTGTTCCCTACCGGCGGGAGCACAGTCCTGGCG GTCTCTCCCCAGATTTGCCCCCACCACCCTTGCCGCCACCAGAGGAAGAGACGAGCTGGGCCTTAGGGCTGAGAGCAGCAGGCAGCATGTCCTCCCTGGAACGAGAGCGGGAGCGCAGTGGGGAGAGAATGGTGCAGGCTGGGCTCCTGGGGGCCCAGCGGGGTCCCCACCTGGATG AAGAGGCCTGGCTCCCTTACAGCCGACCGAGCTTCCTGTCCCGGGGCCAGGGGCCCAACACCTGTTCCACAGCCGGCAGCAACTCTTCGAGAGGCTCTGGCAGCTCTCGAGGCTCCCGGGGACCTGgacggagccggagccggagccggagccagAGCCAGAGGCCAGGACAGAAATGTGGAGAGGTGCGGGCTAGG gAACCAAGATGA